A region of the Deltaproteobacteria bacterium genome:
CGCATCGAGGTGCACGCCATCGACGCGGCTCGATGTCGTCACCTGCGCGGCGTTGAAGAATTCGCAACCGCGCTCGCGCGCGACCTGTTGGTAGGCTGCAGCAAGCCCCGCGCACTTTTGTTCAGCGCCTTCGAACTTAGGAGCAATGGGTCCCTTCGGATTGTGGATAGCGGGCGGTGCAACGACGAGGATTGGCGGTGCCGGCATTCCGGGCTCGATCGGCGCTCTGCGAACCGCATCGACGAGGGCGGCGATGCCTTGGGCGGAATGCCACGCGGTGTGCTCGTGCATCGACTGGAAGTCGTTGGTGCCGAGCATCAGGATGACGAGTGCCAAGGGCGAGTTGATCTCGATTCGTTGTTCCAGGCCAAGCAAGCCATTGCGGCCCGGCTTGTACGGATCGTCCCAAGCTGTGCGCCGACCGTTGAGGCAGTCTTCGATGACTCGAACCAGATGTCCGGCGCCACGGAGGCCTTCCTCCATGACACCGGGCCAACGCGCTTCGAAGGGCAACCGCCGACGTGTGTTCGGGATGATCCCCCACGTGACGGAATCTGCGTAGACGAGAATGTGCTGCATCGAATCGCTTCGTGTGGGTCGCGCGTTCATTCGCGCCGCAATGTCGCCAGCCCGGCTGCCGCGCCGATGAGAAGGCCACCGCCGACGCGTTCGATCAGCAAGCGAAACCGCGGCGCGACCCGACGGCCCGCGCGGTGAGAGAGCGCAGAATACGCCGACAGCACCACAAACTCGATTGCGAAGGAACTGAAGGCGAGGATTGCGACCTGTGGCGCAAGCGGCCCCTTCGGATCGATGAACTGGGGTAGAATCGCGGTGAAGTAGACGATGAGATTCGGGTTTGCTCCCTGGGTGACGAAGCCTTGCCAGAAGGCGCGCCCGGTAGAAGTAGATGCGGGTTGGACCCGTACGCTTGCTGGCCGCGCGAAGGATCGAACGATCATTCGCACACCGAGCCAGATCAGGTAAGCCGCACCGAACCACTTGATGACGACAAACGCCTCTGCGGAAATCGTGTGAACGGCTGCCAACCCGGTCGCCGAAAGACCGAAGTAGACCGCGTTCGCTGCGAGGACCCCGGCGCTCGCCGCAATCCCGGCGGCTTGGCCGCGCGTCATCCCGAGCGAGACGACAAGCAGACAGGATGGTCCCGGGTTGAGGCAGAGGAGCAGCTCGGTCATGCAGAAGAAGGCCCACGCTTGAAGTGTCATCGCTTCCTCACGGCGCTCCAACGTTGGCCGCAGCGTAGCGCATCGGTACGTTCAGCACACGTGCTCCGCGCGGTTCGGGGAGTACCGAGCCGCCGCGCGCAGCCTGCTTACATGCGCTCGATCGCACGAACGGCGGCGTC
Encoded here:
- a CDS encoding SGNH/GDSL hydrolase family protein translates to MQHILVYADSVTWGIIPNTRRRLPFEARWPGVMEEGLRGAGHLVRVIEDCLNGRRTAWDDPYKPGRNGLLGLEQRIEINSPLALVILMLGTNDFQSMHEHTAWHSAQGIAALVDAVRRAPIEPGMPAPPILVVAPPAIHNPKGPIAPKFEGAEQKCAGLAAAYQQVARERGCEFFNAAQVTTSSRVDGVHLDADQHASLGRALVGVVAPLLAKG
- a CDS encoding LysE family translocator, which translates into the protein MTLQAWAFFCMTELLLCLNPGPSCLLVVSLGMTRGQAAGIAASAGVLAANAVYFGLSATGLAAVHTISAEAFVVIKWFGAAYLIWLGVRMIVRSFARPASVRVQPASTSTGRAFWQGFVTQGANPNLIVYFTAILPQFIDPKGPLAPQVAILAFSSFAIEFVVLSAYSALSHRAGRRVAPRFRLLIERVGGGLLIGAAAGLATLRRE